The Fusobacterium varium genome includes a region encoding these proteins:
- a CDS encoding LUD domain-containing protein: MEENLRWYKEKKLDRLCEVLLDKGYLIHRVFSVKDAQEKILSLLNREQTVALGDSWELMNDEFISKLKEFKFYNRFGQDSEKVKRESLLAEMAIIEGELITEDGQILVVGDYNTSSALFGAENIIILISENKIIKDLNSGFEKIAEHEKYYKMRAEKLQNKNDGLSIGIIENGRKFSKRISLVITTEDTGL, translated from the coding sequence ATGGAAGAAAATTTAAGATGGTATAAAGAGAAAAAGTTAGATAGACTTTGTGAAGTTCTTTTAGATAAAGGCTATCTTATACATAGAGTTTTTTCTGTGAAAGATGCACAAGAAAAAATATTATCTCTTCTAAATAGGGAACAGACAGTAGCACTTGGTGATTCTTGGGAACTTATGAATGATGAATTTATCAGCAAATTAAAAGAGTTTAAATTTTATAATAGATTTGGACAAGACTCTGAAAAAGTTAAAAGAGAATCTCTTCTAGCTGAAATGGCTATAATAGAGGGAGAACTTATTACAGAAGATGGACAAATTCTAGTAGTAGGAGATTATAACACAAGTTCAGCACTATTTGGAGCAGAAAATATAATTATTTTAATATCAGAAAATAAAATAATTAAAGATTTAAATAGTGGTTTTGAAAAGATTGCAGAGCATGAAAAATATTATAAAATGAGAGCTGAAAAATTACAAAATAAAAATGATGGACTAAGCATTGGAATAATTGAAAATGGTAGAAAATTCAGCAAAAGAATATCACTTGTAATTACAACAGAAGACACAGGACTATAG